In a genomic window of Occallatibacter riparius:
- a CDS encoding HlyD family secretion protein — MIDDNQHVVEGQTLVILDPNDYRIRLDHAAAALDAAKRQADTAEAAIRSNSQSAIAQTTEARGSIGDAKATIEAAKAAVTAAEAGVPRAESQLSEADATLQRDETDLHRYEDLYAKEQVSKQSLDHQKASYQVALAARAASKEQVRQAEAQLVAAQQGVVRATAQLTNSEGRLQSAQATRLDTHVREGQFATAQAAVAEAAAALENAKLELSYTIIKAPVSGRIGKKSVEAGQRVQVGQPMMAIIEDQPWVVANFKETQLNRMRAGQPVDVEIDTFPKHKFHGHVDSLAPGSGNQFALLPPDNATGNFTKIVQRIPVKIVLDQESTRGYENLISPGMSSVVTVATK; from the coding sequence ATGATCGACGACAACCAGCATGTGGTTGAAGGACAGACGCTGGTGATCCTCGATCCCAACGACTACAGGATAAGACTCGATCACGCCGCGGCCGCGCTCGATGCTGCGAAGCGGCAGGCGGATACTGCTGAAGCTGCAATTCGTTCCAATTCGCAGTCGGCAATTGCGCAGACCACGGAGGCACGGGGCTCCATCGGAGACGCCAAAGCAACGATCGAGGCGGCGAAAGCCGCCGTGACTGCTGCTGAAGCAGGAGTTCCCCGCGCAGAATCTCAGTTGAGCGAAGCAGACGCCACCTTACAACGTGATGAGACCGATCTGCACAGATACGAAGACCTATACGCGAAAGAGCAGGTTTCAAAACAAAGCCTGGATCACCAGAAGGCAAGCTATCAAGTGGCACTGGCAGCCCGCGCCGCATCGAAGGAGCAGGTACGCCAGGCTGAGGCACAACTGGTCGCCGCACAGCAAGGCGTCGTTCGAGCAACAGCCCAGCTGACAAACTCAGAAGGACGATTGCAGTCCGCACAGGCTACCCGACTCGATACTCACGTTCGTGAAGGCCAGTTTGCCACCGCGCAGGCCGCTGTTGCAGAGGCTGCTGCCGCCCTTGAGAATGCGAAGCTCGAACTCTCTTACACGATCATCAAAGCTCCGGTAAGTGGCCGGATCGGCAAAAAGTCTGTAGAGGCCGGCCAGCGTGTGCAGGTTGGACAGCCGATGATGGCGATCATCGAAGACCAGCCGTGGGTGGTCGCCAACTTCAAGGAAACTCAATTGAATAGGATGCGTGCCGGTCAACCCGTTGACGTAGAGATCGATACTTTCCCAAAGCATAAGTTTCACGGTCATGTGGACAGTCTGGCTCCCGGCTCCGGCAATCAATTTGCCCTGTTGCCTCCGGACAACGCTACCGGCAACTTCACCAAGATCGTGCAGCGCATCCCCGTCAAAATCGTTCTTGACCAGGAAAGCACGCGCGGATATGAGAACCTGATTTCGCCCGGGATGTCTTCTGTCGTTACCGTAGCTACGAAATAA